Proteins found in one Numida meleagris isolate 19003 breed g44 Domestic line chromosome 25, NumMel1.0, whole genome shotgun sequence genomic segment:
- the PLEKHA6 gene encoding pleckstrin homology domain-containing family A member 6 isoform X1: protein MSSKAGSKRLANSSSSSEPSNHTMVTEVASERPGGRVRAQVQVPQRVTTEQPGSRAPTRALSASSPPLQASRSSRKGIAFGKRSNSMKRNPNAAVTKSGWLYKQASSGVKQWNKRWFVLVDRCLFYYKDEKEESILGSIPLLSFRVAAVQPSDNISRKHTFKVTVCWVEEVPASNEQSLSPQAEHAGIRTYFFSAENTEEQESWIQAMGEAARVQIPPTQRHEKTDSENIPPSKHHHHHHRNAAHREHPKADPDAKTRGEGDGRGSEKLERKPERMESKKEPLAKANGVAGQDVPSEPGSPYPEAPRVPASTERPPQPNGWPYASPSRPGSTAYPPPDGESAAHRRSFAPRTNPEKIAQRKSSMTQLQQWVNLRRGNVPPEELRSPTRFYPVSRRVPDYYPPYSPQYPEDHQYYPPGVRPDSICSMPAYERVSPPWALDDKRHSFRNGGPYQLREWKEHPGFARQDVPVWLPGRQSTYFDEVDAASGSLRRMSLQPRSRSVPRSPSQGSYGHTRVYSPVRSPSARFERLPPRGEEIYADPSTFMMRRSISSPKYDFLGDRRPIPAGMYPYHYPASPTVHDKMDELLDLQLQRNLEYLDQQMSESETLISMVNRMVESSSPRAQLYMQVTTPFPEAYRETLHAYKISEQDTDKLLGKLCEQNKVLREQERLVQQLRAEKESLESALMGTHQELEMFGSQPAYPEKLLHKKESLQNQLINIRVELSQASTALANSTAEYETLESEVSALHDDLWEQLNLDLQNEMLNRQIQKEIWRIQDVMEGLRKNNPSRGTDTAKHRVAIGPSGTYSSNSPASPLSSASLTSPLSPFSLISGSQGSPTKPGPSEPKPSLEQSKKETQRAAAPCPTAEGLQSRQEQEAEKQAALNKVGIVPPRTKSPTEEEVVPTTGMLRRNGNGMANGLGSRERPKSAVFANDTKVKMSVEEQIDRMKRHQSGSMKEKRRSLQLPGSQQPDTPGTKAPASYKVVRRHRSIHEVDISDLEAALRSDDPSKVHETPREEIARLRKMELEPQHYDVDINKELSTPDKVLIPERYIELEPDTPLSPEEMKEKQKKVERIKTLIAKSSLQNVIPLGEGEVDAPQDPETQLQEQEKRIEISCALAAEASRRGRMLSAQCATPSPPTSPASPTPPTNPLSSEPSRVADCSHFMRV from the exons ATGTCAagcaaagcaggcagcaagcGCCTGGcgaacagcagcagcagcagcgagccCTCCAACCACACCATGGTGACGGAGGTGGCCTCGGAGCGGCCCGGAGGCCGGGTGCGTGCGCAGGTCCAGGTGCCACAGCGGGTGACAACGGAGCAGCCGGGGAGCAGGGCCCCCACCCGGGCACTGAGCGCATCCTCTCCCCCTCTGCAGGCGTCGCGCTCCTCCCGCAAGGGCATCGCCTTCGGGAAGCGCTCCAACTCCATGAAGAGAAACCCCAACGCCGCCGTCACCAAAAGCGGCTGGCTCTACAAGCAG GCCAGCTCGGGGGTGAAGCAGTGGAACAAGCGCTGGTTTGTGCTGGTGGACCGCTGCCTCTTCTACTACAAAG ATGAGAAGGAGGAGAGCATCCTGGGCAGCATCCCCCTGCTCAGCTTCCGCGTGGCGGCCGTGCAGCCCTCTGACAACATCAGCAGGAAGCACACCTTTAAG GTGACGGTGTGCTGGGTGGAGGAGGTGCCGGCGAGTAACGAGCAGTCCCTGTCTCCCCAGGCCGAGCACGCCGGCATCCGGACGTACTTCTTCAGCGCTGAGAACACAGAGGAGCAGGAGTCCTGGATCCAAGCCATGGGCGAAGCTGCCCGGGTGCAGATCCCCCCGACCCAGAG ACACGAGAAGACGGACTCTGAGAACATCCCCCCCAgcaaacaccaccaccaccaccaccgtAACGCCGCACACCGCGAGCACCCCAAAGCCGACCCCGACGCCAAGACCCGGGGCGAAGGCGACGGCCGTGGCTCAGAGAAACTCGAGAGGAAACCAGAGAGGATGGAGAGCAAGAAGGAACCCTTGGCCAAAGCCAACGGCGTCGCCGGGCAGGATGTACCCTCCGAACCCGGCAGCCCTTACCCCGAAGCACCGCGGGTGCCGGCGAGCACAGAGCGGCCGCCCCAACCCAATGGTTGGCCCTACGCGTCCCCCAGCCGCCCCGGCAGCACCGCGTACCCCCCACCCGATGGGGAGAGCGCTGCCCACCGCCGCAGCTTCGCCCCCCGCACCAACCCCGAGAAGATCGCGCAGCGCAAGAGCTCCATGAcgcagctgcagcagtgggtgAACCTGCGCCGGGGCAACGTGCCCCCCGAGGAGCTGCGCAG ccccaccAGGTTTTACCCCGTGTCTCGCCGCGTGCCCGACTACTACCCCCCCTACTCACCCCAGTACCCCGAGGACCACCAGTACTACCCACCCGGCGTGCGCCCCGACAGCATCTGCTCCATGCCCGCCTACGAGCGGGTCAGCCCTCCGTGGGCGCTGGACGACAAGCGGCATTCCTTCCGCAACGGGGGTCCCTACCAGCTCCGGGAATGGAAGGAACACCCCGGATTCGCCCGGCAGGATGTCCCGGTCTGGCTCCCTGGTAGGCAATCGACTTATTTCGACGAGGTGGATGCTGCCTCGGGATCGTTGCGGAGGATGTCGCTGCAGCCCCGCTCCCGCTCCGTGCCCCGCTCGCCCAGCCAAGGATCCTACGGCCACACGCGGGTGTACTCCCCGGTGCGCTCGCCCAGCGCCCGCTTCGAGCGGCTGCCGCCCCGCGGAGAGGAGATTTATGCCGACCCCAGCACCTTCATGATGAGGAGATCCATCAGTTCTCCCAAG TATGACTTCCTGGGCGACAGGAGGCCCATCCCTGCAGGAATGTACCCCTACCACTACCCGGCATCCCCCACGGTCCACGACAAGATG GATGAACTTTTAGACCTTCAGTTGCAAAGAAACCTAGAGTATTTGGACCAGCAG ATGAGCGAGAGCGAAACCCTGATCAGTATGGTGAACAGGATGGTGGAGAGCTCCTCCCCTAGGGCTCAGCTCTACATGCAA GTGACGACGCCCTTCCCAGAAGCCTACAGGGAGACCCTGCACGCCTACAAGATAAGCGAGCAAGACACTGAT AAGCTGCTGGGGAAGCTCTGCGAGCAGAACAAAGTGCTGCGGGAGCAGGAGAGGCTGGTGCAGCAGCTCCGAGCAGAGAAG GAGAGTCTGGAGAGCGCCCTGATGGGGACGCACCAGGAACTGGAGATGTTCGGGAGCCAACCCGCCTACCCCGAGAAGCTGCTGCACAAGAAGGAGTCGCTGCAGAACCAGCTCATCAACATCCGCGTGGAGCTGTCGCAGGCCAGCACG GCCTTGGCCAACAGCACAGCTGAGTACGAGACCCTGGAGAGCGAGGTGTCCGCCCTGCACGACGACCTCTGGGAGCAGCTGAACCTGGACCTCCAG AATGAAATGCTCAACCGGCAGATCCAGAAGGAGATCTGGCGGATCCAGGACGTGATGGAGGGGCTGAGGAAGAACAACCCGTCCCGTGGCACCGACACCGCCAAGCATAGAG tgGCCATCGGCCCCTCGGGCACGTACAGCTCCAACAGCCCCGCCAGCCcgctgagctctgccagcctcACCAGCCCCCTGAGCCCCTTCTCCCTCATCTCTGGCTCCCAGGGCTCACCCACCAAGCCGGGTCCCAGCGAG CCCAAACCAAGCTTGGAGCAAAGCAAGAAGGAGACGCAGCGAGCGGctgccccctgccccactgctgaggggctgcagagccggcaggagcaggaggcagagaagcaaGCTGCCCTCAACAAAG tgGGCATTGTGCCGCCCCGAACCAAGTCCCCAacagaggaggaggtggtgcCCACGACGGGGATGCTGAGGAGGAATGGCAACGGCATGGCCAACGGGCTGGGCTCCCGG GAGAGGCCGAAGAGCGCCGTGTTTGCCAATGACACGAAGGTGAAGATGAGCGTGGAGGAGCAGATTGACCGCATGAAACGCCACCAGAGCGGCTCCATGAAGGAGAAGCGGcgcagcctgcagctgcccgGCAGCCAGCAGCCCGACACCCCCGGCACGAAGGCACCCGCATCCTACAAAGTG GTGCGCCGGCACCGCAGCATCCATGAGGTGGACATCTCCGACCTGGAGGCAGCGCTGCGCTCCGATGACCCCAGCAAGGTGCACGAGACGCCCCGGGAGGAGATCGCCCGGCTGCGCAAAATGGAGCTGGAGCCACAGCACTACGACGTGGACATCAACAAGGAG CTGTCCACGCCGGACAAAGTCCTCATCCCCGAGCGGTACATCGAGCTGGAGCCCGACACGCCACTCAGCCCCGAAGAGATGAAGGAGAAGCAAAAGAAGGTGGAAAGGATAAAGACCCTCATTGCCAAGTCCAG CCTGCAGAACGTCATCCCCCTGGGTGAGGGGGAGGTGGATGCCCCCCAGGACCCTGAAAcgcagctgcaggagcaggagaagaGGATAGAGATCTCATGTGCACTGGCTGCCGAGGCATCCCGCCGGGGCCGCATGCTCTCGG CTCAATGCGCTACCCCAAgccctcccacctccccagcCTCCCCGACTCCACCGACCAACCCCCTCTCGTCTGAACCATCCCGGGTCGCCGACTGCAGCCATTTTATGCGTGTCTGA
- the PLEKHA6 gene encoding pleckstrin homology domain-containing family A member 6 isoform X7: MSSKAGSKRLANSSSSSEPSNHTMVTEVASERPGGRVRAQVQVPQRVTTEQPGSRAPTRALSASSPPLQASRSSRKGIAFGKRSNSMKRNPNAAVTKSGWLYKQASSGVKQWNKRWFVLVDRCLFYYKDEKEESILGSIPLLSFRVAAVQPSDNISRKHTFKVTVCWVEEVPASNEQSLSPQAEHAGIRTYFFSAENTEEQESWIQAMGEAARVQIPPTQRHEKTDSENIPPSKHHHHHHRNAAHREHPKADPDAKTRGEGDGRGSEKLERKPERMESKKEPLAKANGVAGQDVPSEPGSPYPEAPRVPASTERPPQPNGWPYASPSRPGSTAYPPPDGESAAHRRSFAPRTNPEKIAQRKSSMTQLQQWVNLRRGNVPPEELRSPTRFYPVSRRVPDYYPPYSPQYPEDHQYYPPGVRPDSICSMPAYERVSPPWALDDKRHSFRNGGPYQLREWKEHPGFARQDVPVWLPGRQSTYFDEVDAASGSLRRMSLQPRSRSVPRSPSQGSYGHTRVYSPVRSPSARFERLPPRGEEIYADPSTFMMRRSISSPKYDFLGDRRPIPAGMYPYHYPASPTVHDKMVTTPFPEAYRETLHAYKISEQDTDKLLGKLCEQNKVLREQERLVQQLRAEKESLESALMGTHQELEMFGSQPAYPEKLLHKKESLQNQLINIRVELSQASTALANSTAEYETLESEVSALHDDLWEQLNLDLQNEMLNRQIQKEIWRIQDVMEGLRKNNPSRGTDTAKHRVAIGPSGTYSSNSPASPLSSASLTSPLSPFSLISGSQGSPTKPGPSEPKPSLEQSKKETQRAAAPCPTAEGLQSRQEQEAEKQAALNKVGIVPPRTKSPTEEEVVPTTGMLRRNGNGMANGLGSRERPKSAVFANDTKVKMSVEEQIDRMKRHQSGSMKEKRRSLQLPGSQQPDTPGTKAPASYKVVRRHRSIHEVDISDLEAALRSDDPSKVHETPREEIARLRKMELEPQHYDVDINKELSTPDKVLIPERYIELEPDTPLSPEEMKEKQKKVERIKTLIAKSSLQNVIPLGEGEVDAPQDPETQLQEQEKRIEISCALAAEASRRGRMLSAQCATPSPPTSPASPTPPTNPLSSEPSRVADCSHFMRV, encoded by the exons ATGTCAagcaaagcaggcagcaagcGCCTGGcgaacagcagcagcagcagcgagccCTCCAACCACACCATGGTGACGGAGGTGGCCTCGGAGCGGCCCGGAGGCCGGGTGCGTGCGCAGGTCCAGGTGCCACAGCGGGTGACAACGGAGCAGCCGGGGAGCAGGGCCCCCACCCGGGCACTGAGCGCATCCTCTCCCCCTCTGCAGGCGTCGCGCTCCTCCCGCAAGGGCATCGCCTTCGGGAAGCGCTCCAACTCCATGAAGAGAAACCCCAACGCCGCCGTCACCAAAAGCGGCTGGCTCTACAAGCAG GCCAGCTCGGGGGTGAAGCAGTGGAACAAGCGCTGGTTTGTGCTGGTGGACCGCTGCCTCTTCTACTACAAAG ATGAGAAGGAGGAGAGCATCCTGGGCAGCATCCCCCTGCTCAGCTTCCGCGTGGCGGCCGTGCAGCCCTCTGACAACATCAGCAGGAAGCACACCTTTAAG GTGACGGTGTGCTGGGTGGAGGAGGTGCCGGCGAGTAACGAGCAGTCCCTGTCTCCCCAGGCCGAGCACGCCGGCATCCGGACGTACTTCTTCAGCGCTGAGAACACAGAGGAGCAGGAGTCCTGGATCCAAGCCATGGGCGAAGCTGCCCGGGTGCAGATCCCCCCGACCCAGAG ACACGAGAAGACGGACTCTGAGAACATCCCCCCCAgcaaacaccaccaccaccaccaccgtAACGCCGCACACCGCGAGCACCCCAAAGCCGACCCCGACGCCAAGACCCGGGGCGAAGGCGACGGCCGTGGCTCAGAGAAACTCGAGAGGAAACCAGAGAGGATGGAGAGCAAGAAGGAACCCTTGGCCAAAGCCAACGGCGTCGCCGGGCAGGATGTACCCTCCGAACCCGGCAGCCCTTACCCCGAAGCACCGCGGGTGCCGGCGAGCACAGAGCGGCCGCCCCAACCCAATGGTTGGCCCTACGCGTCCCCCAGCCGCCCCGGCAGCACCGCGTACCCCCCACCCGATGGGGAGAGCGCTGCCCACCGCCGCAGCTTCGCCCCCCGCACCAACCCCGAGAAGATCGCGCAGCGCAAGAGCTCCATGAcgcagctgcagcagtgggtgAACCTGCGCCGGGGCAACGTGCCCCCCGAGGAGCTGCGCAG ccccaccAGGTTTTACCCCGTGTCTCGCCGCGTGCCCGACTACTACCCCCCCTACTCACCCCAGTACCCCGAGGACCACCAGTACTACCCACCCGGCGTGCGCCCCGACAGCATCTGCTCCATGCCCGCCTACGAGCGGGTCAGCCCTCCGTGGGCGCTGGACGACAAGCGGCATTCCTTCCGCAACGGGGGTCCCTACCAGCTCCGGGAATGGAAGGAACACCCCGGATTCGCCCGGCAGGATGTCCCGGTCTGGCTCCCTGGTAGGCAATCGACTTATTTCGACGAGGTGGATGCTGCCTCGGGATCGTTGCGGAGGATGTCGCTGCAGCCCCGCTCCCGCTCCGTGCCCCGCTCGCCCAGCCAAGGATCCTACGGCCACACGCGGGTGTACTCCCCGGTGCGCTCGCCCAGCGCCCGCTTCGAGCGGCTGCCGCCCCGCGGAGAGGAGATTTATGCCGACCCCAGCACCTTCATGATGAGGAGATCCATCAGTTCTCCCAAG TATGACTTCCTGGGCGACAGGAGGCCCATCCCTGCAGGAATGTACCCCTACCACTACCCGGCATCCCCCACGGTCCACGACAAGATG GTGACGACGCCCTTCCCAGAAGCCTACAGGGAGACCCTGCACGCCTACAAGATAAGCGAGCAAGACACTGAT AAGCTGCTGGGGAAGCTCTGCGAGCAGAACAAAGTGCTGCGGGAGCAGGAGAGGCTGGTGCAGCAGCTCCGAGCAGAGAAG GAGAGTCTGGAGAGCGCCCTGATGGGGACGCACCAGGAACTGGAGATGTTCGGGAGCCAACCCGCCTACCCCGAGAAGCTGCTGCACAAGAAGGAGTCGCTGCAGAACCAGCTCATCAACATCCGCGTGGAGCTGTCGCAGGCCAGCACG GCCTTGGCCAACAGCACAGCTGAGTACGAGACCCTGGAGAGCGAGGTGTCCGCCCTGCACGACGACCTCTGGGAGCAGCTGAACCTGGACCTCCAG AATGAAATGCTCAACCGGCAGATCCAGAAGGAGATCTGGCGGATCCAGGACGTGATGGAGGGGCTGAGGAAGAACAACCCGTCCCGTGGCACCGACACCGCCAAGCATAGAG tgGCCATCGGCCCCTCGGGCACGTACAGCTCCAACAGCCCCGCCAGCCcgctgagctctgccagcctcACCAGCCCCCTGAGCCCCTTCTCCCTCATCTCTGGCTCCCAGGGCTCACCCACCAAGCCGGGTCCCAGCGAG CCCAAACCAAGCTTGGAGCAAAGCAAGAAGGAGACGCAGCGAGCGGctgccccctgccccactgctgaggggctgcagagccggcaggagcaggaggcagagaagcaaGCTGCCCTCAACAAAG tgGGCATTGTGCCGCCCCGAACCAAGTCCCCAacagaggaggaggtggtgcCCACGACGGGGATGCTGAGGAGGAATGGCAACGGCATGGCCAACGGGCTGGGCTCCCGG GAGAGGCCGAAGAGCGCCGTGTTTGCCAATGACACGAAGGTGAAGATGAGCGTGGAGGAGCAGATTGACCGCATGAAACGCCACCAGAGCGGCTCCATGAAGGAGAAGCGGcgcagcctgcagctgcccgGCAGCCAGCAGCCCGACACCCCCGGCACGAAGGCACCCGCATCCTACAAAGTG GTGCGCCGGCACCGCAGCATCCATGAGGTGGACATCTCCGACCTGGAGGCAGCGCTGCGCTCCGATGACCCCAGCAAGGTGCACGAGACGCCCCGGGAGGAGATCGCCCGGCTGCGCAAAATGGAGCTGGAGCCACAGCACTACGACGTGGACATCAACAAGGAG CTGTCCACGCCGGACAAAGTCCTCATCCCCGAGCGGTACATCGAGCTGGAGCCCGACACGCCACTCAGCCCCGAAGAGATGAAGGAGAAGCAAAAGAAGGTGGAAAGGATAAAGACCCTCATTGCCAAGTCCAG CCTGCAGAACGTCATCCCCCTGGGTGAGGGGGAGGTGGATGCCCCCCAGGACCCTGAAAcgcagctgcaggagcaggagaagaGGATAGAGATCTCATGTGCACTGGCTGCCGAGGCATCCCGCCGGGGCCGCATGCTCTCGG CTCAATGCGCTACCCCAAgccctcccacctccccagcCTCCCCGACTCCACCGACCAACCCCCTCTCGTCTGAACCATCCCGGGTCGCCGACTGCAGCCATTTTATGCGTGTCTGA
- the PLEKHA6 gene encoding pleckstrin homology domain-containing family A member 6 isoform X4: MSSKAGSKRLANSSSSSEPSNHTMVTEVASERPGGRVRAQVQVPQRVTTEQPGSRAPTRALSASSPPLQASRSSRKGIAFGKRSNSMKRNPNAAVTKSGWLYKQASSGVKQWNKRWFVLVDRCLFYYKDEKEESILGSIPLLSFRVAAVQPSDNISRKHTFKVTVCWVEEVPASNEQSLSPQAEHAGIRTYFFSAENTEEQESWIQAMGEAARVQIPPTQRHEKTDSENIPPSKHHHHHHRNAAHREHPKADPDAKTRGEGDGRGSEKLERKPERMESKKEPLAKANGVAGQDVPSEPGSPYPEAPRVPASTERPPQPNGWPYASPSRPGSTAYPPPDGESAAHRRSFAPRTNPEKIAQRKSSMTQLQQWVNLRRGNVPPEELRSPTRFYPVSRRVPDYYPPYSPQYPEDHQYYPPGVRPDSICSMPAYERVSPPWALDDKRHSFRNGGPYQLREWKEHPGFARQDVPVWLPGRQSTYFDEVDAASGSLRRMSLQPRSRSVPRSPSQGSYGHTRVYSPVRSPSARFERLPPRGEEIYADPSTFMMRRSISSPKYDFLGDRRPIPAGMYPYHYPASPTVHDKMDELLDLQLQRNLEYLDQQMSESETLISMVNRMVESSSPRAQLYMQVTTPFPEAYRETLHAYKISEQDTDKLLGKLCEQNKVLREQERLVQQLRAEKESLESALMGTHQELEMFGSQPAYPEKLLHKKESLQNQLINIRVELSQASTALANSTAEYETLESEVSALHDDLWEQLNLDLQNEMLNRQIQKEIWRIQDVMEGLRKNNPSRGTDTAKHRVAIGPSGTYSSNSPASPLSSASLTSPLSPFSLISGSQGSPTKPGPSEPKPSLEQSKKETQRAAAPCPTAEGLQSRQEQEAEKQAALNKVGIVPPRTKSPTEEEVVPTTGMLRRNGNGMANGLGSRERPKSAVFANDTKVKMSVEEQIDRMKRHQSGSMKEKRRSLQLPGSQQPDTPGTKAPASYKVVRRHRSIHEVDISDLEAALRSDDPSKVHETPREEIARLRKMELEPQHYDVDINKELSTPDKVLIPERYIELEPDTPLSPEEMKEKQKKVERIKTLIAKSSLQNVIPLGEGEVDAPQDPETQLQEQEKRIEISCALAAEASRRGRMLSAQALAAAGAIKFHGATF, from the exons ATGTCAagcaaagcaggcagcaagcGCCTGGcgaacagcagcagcagcagcgagccCTCCAACCACACCATGGTGACGGAGGTGGCCTCGGAGCGGCCCGGAGGCCGGGTGCGTGCGCAGGTCCAGGTGCCACAGCGGGTGACAACGGAGCAGCCGGGGAGCAGGGCCCCCACCCGGGCACTGAGCGCATCCTCTCCCCCTCTGCAGGCGTCGCGCTCCTCCCGCAAGGGCATCGCCTTCGGGAAGCGCTCCAACTCCATGAAGAGAAACCCCAACGCCGCCGTCACCAAAAGCGGCTGGCTCTACAAGCAG GCCAGCTCGGGGGTGAAGCAGTGGAACAAGCGCTGGTTTGTGCTGGTGGACCGCTGCCTCTTCTACTACAAAG ATGAGAAGGAGGAGAGCATCCTGGGCAGCATCCCCCTGCTCAGCTTCCGCGTGGCGGCCGTGCAGCCCTCTGACAACATCAGCAGGAAGCACACCTTTAAG GTGACGGTGTGCTGGGTGGAGGAGGTGCCGGCGAGTAACGAGCAGTCCCTGTCTCCCCAGGCCGAGCACGCCGGCATCCGGACGTACTTCTTCAGCGCTGAGAACACAGAGGAGCAGGAGTCCTGGATCCAAGCCATGGGCGAAGCTGCCCGGGTGCAGATCCCCCCGACCCAGAG ACACGAGAAGACGGACTCTGAGAACATCCCCCCCAgcaaacaccaccaccaccaccaccgtAACGCCGCACACCGCGAGCACCCCAAAGCCGACCCCGACGCCAAGACCCGGGGCGAAGGCGACGGCCGTGGCTCAGAGAAACTCGAGAGGAAACCAGAGAGGATGGAGAGCAAGAAGGAACCCTTGGCCAAAGCCAACGGCGTCGCCGGGCAGGATGTACCCTCCGAACCCGGCAGCCCTTACCCCGAAGCACCGCGGGTGCCGGCGAGCACAGAGCGGCCGCCCCAACCCAATGGTTGGCCCTACGCGTCCCCCAGCCGCCCCGGCAGCACCGCGTACCCCCCACCCGATGGGGAGAGCGCTGCCCACCGCCGCAGCTTCGCCCCCCGCACCAACCCCGAGAAGATCGCGCAGCGCAAGAGCTCCATGAcgcagctgcagcagtgggtgAACCTGCGCCGGGGCAACGTGCCCCCCGAGGAGCTGCGCAG ccccaccAGGTTTTACCCCGTGTCTCGCCGCGTGCCCGACTACTACCCCCCCTACTCACCCCAGTACCCCGAGGACCACCAGTACTACCCACCCGGCGTGCGCCCCGACAGCATCTGCTCCATGCCCGCCTACGAGCGGGTCAGCCCTCCGTGGGCGCTGGACGACAAGCGGCATTCCTTCCGCAACGGGGGTCCCTACCAGCTCCGGGAATGGAAGGAACACCCCGGATTCGCCCGGCAGGATGTCCCGGTCTGGCTCCCTGGTAGGCAATCGACTTATTTCGACGAGGTGGATGCTGCCTCGGGATCGTTGCGGAGGATGTCGCTGCAGCCCCGCTCCCGCTCCGTGCCCCGCTCGCCCAGCCAAGGATCCTACGGCCACACGCGGGTGTACTCCCCGGTGCGCTCGCCCAGCGCCCGCTTCGAGCGGCTGCCGCCCCGCGGAGAGGAGATTTATGCCGACCCCAGCACCTTCATGATGAGGAGATCCATCAGTTCTCCCAAG TATGACTTCCTGGGCGACAGGAGGCCCATCCCTGCAGGAATGTACCCCTACCACTACCCGGCATCCCCCACGGTCCACGACAAGATG GATGAACTTTTAGACCTTCAGTTGCAAAGAAACCTAGAGTATTTGGACCAGCAG ATGAGCGAGAGCGAAACCCTGATCAGTATGGTGAACAGGATGGTGGAGAGCTCCTCCCCTAGGGCTCAGCTCTACATGCAA GTGACGACGCCCTTCCCAGAAGCCTACAGGGAGACCCTGCACGCCTACAAGATAAGCGAGCAAGACACTGAT AAGCTGCTGGGGAAGCTCTGCGAGCAGAACAAAGTGCTGCGGGAGCAGGAGAGGCTGGTGCAGCAGCTCCGAGCAGAGAAG GAGAGTCTGGAGAGCGCCCTGATGGGGACGCACCAGGAACTGGAGATGTTCGGGAGCCAACCCGCCTACCCCGAGAAGCTGCTGCACAAGAAGGAGTCGCTGCAGAACCAGCTCATCAACATCCGCGTGGAGCTGTCGCAGGCCAGCACG GCCTTGGCCAACAGCACAGCTGAGTACGAGACCCTGGAGAGCGAGGTGTCCGCCCTGCACGACGACCTCTGGGAGCAGCTGAACCTGGACCTCCAG AATGAAATGCTCAACCGGCAGATCCAGAAGGAGATCTGGCGGATCCAGGACGTGATGGAGGGGCTGAGGAAGAACAACCCGTCCCGTGGCACCGACACCGCCAAGCATAGAG tgGCCATCGGCCCCTCGGGCACGTACAGCTCCAACAGCCCCGCCAGCCcgctgagctctgccagcctcACCAGCCCCCTGAGCCCCTTCTCCCTCATCTCTGGCTCCCAGGGCTCACCCACCAAGCCGGGTCCCAGCGAG CCCAAACCAAGCTTGGAGCAAAGCAAGAAGGAGACGCAGCGAGCGGctgccccctgccccactgctgaggggctgcagagccggcaggagcaggaggcagagaagcaaGCTGCCCTCAACAAAG tgGGCATTGTGCCGCCCCGAACCAAGTCCCCAacagaggaggaggtggtgcCCACGACGGGGATGCTGAGGAGGAATGGCAACGGCATGGCCAACGGGCTGGGCTCCCGG GAGAGGCCGAAGAGCGCCGTGTTTGCCAATGACACGAAGGTGAAGATGAGCGTGGAGGAGCAGATTGACCGCATGAAACGCCACCAGAGCGGCTCCATGAAGGAGAAGCGGcgcagcctgcagctgcccgGCAGCCAGCAGCCCGACACCCCCGGCACGAAGGCACCCGCATCCTACAAAGTG GTGCGCCGGCACCGCAGCATCCATGAGGTGGACATCTCCGACCTGGAGGCAGCGCTGCGCTCCGATGACCCCAGCAAGGTGCACGAGACGCCCCGGGAGGAGATCGCCCGGCTGCGCAAAATGGAGCTGGAGCCACAGCACTACGACGTGGACATCAACAAGGAG CTGTCCACGCCGGACAAAGTCCTCATCCCCGAGCGGTACATCGAGCTGGAGCCCGACACGCCACTCAGCCCCGAAGAGATGAAGGAGAAGCAAAAGAAGGTGGAAAGGATAAAGACCCTCATTGCCAAGTCCAG CCTGCAGAACGTCATCCCCCTGGGTGAGGGGGAGGTGGATGCCCCCCAGGACCCTGAAAcgcagctgcaggagcaggagaagaGGATAGAGATCTCATGTGCACTGGCTGCCGAGGCATCCCGCCGGGGCCGCATGCTCTCGG CTCAAGCCCTGGCAGCCGCCGGTGCCATCAAGTTCCACGGGGCCACGTTCTAG